A genomic segment from Clostridium pasteurianum BC1 encodes:
- a CDS encoding DUF370 domain-containing protein, giving the protein MCRFLDIGFDNYVNINKIEKITQYSSAPTRRIIKDAKYNELINCTAGRKTLSIIFTKDNKIILSAVGKEILIGKYKSIVKK; this is encoded by the coding sequence ATGTGTAGATTTTTAGACATAGGGTTTGATAATTACGTCAATATAAATAAGATAGAAAAAATAACACAATATTCGTCAGCACCAACTAGAAGAATTATTAAAGATGCAAAATATAATGAGCTTATAAATTGTACCGCTGGAAGAAAAACATTATCTATAATATTTACTAAGGATAATAAAATCATACTCAGTGCTGTTGGTAAAGAAATACTAATTGGAAAATACAAAAGCATAGTAAAAAAATAA
- a CDS encoding NAD(P)H-dependent oxidoreductase, whose amino-acid sequence MTNKTVLIINGTDDKYSYASKGELNTLLADTSADYLKDRGYKILRTTVKDGYNPKEEDEKWKEASCIIFQFPVYWFSAPAVLKRYFEDIYNGGQYYKGGTEYGRGGLLNDKKYMISTTWNAALEVFEDENSFFRGQSVDEVLADFHYTHSFIGLEKLPSFSVNDVVKNPNVPDYISKLKIHLSNIFD is encoded by the coding sequence ATGACTAATAAAACTGTATTAATTATTAATGGCACAGATGATAAATATTCTTACGCATCTAAAGGAGAATTGAATACTTTATTAGCTGATACATCAGCTGATTATTTGAAGGATAGAGGATATAAAATTTTACGAACCACTGTAAAGGATGGTTATAATCCAAAAGAAGAAGATGAAAAATGGAAAGAAGCTAGCTGCATCATTTTCCAATTCCCTGTTTATTGGTTTTCTGCACCTGCTGTTTTGAAACGTTATTTCGAAGATATATATAATGGCGGACAGTATTATAAAGGAGGAACAGAATATGGGAGAGGAGGATTATTAAACGATAAAAAATATATGATATCTACAACCTGGAATGCTGCATTAGAAGTATTTGAAGATGAAAATTCATTTTTTAGAGGTCAATCTGTAGATGAAGTTCTTGCGGATTTTCATTATACACATTCTTTTATTGGATTAGAGAAATTACCAAGTTTTTCAGTAAATGATGTTGTTAAGAATCCGAATGTACCAGACTATATCTCTAAATTAAAGATACATCTGTCTAATATTTTTGATTAG
- a CDS encoding response regulator — protein MLAEFSLGEKYITSHKNEHNVKHILEENKIVKHKTILVVEDNEINKKIVHRFLKHLGYKYISVSNGKEAIEILEDNSVDLILMDIQMPILDGYEATEIIRKKEAVLRKHTPIIAMTAYAMIGDREKFIKCGMDNYISKPFSMDSLDEILKNTIK, from the coding sequence TTGCTAGCTGAATTTTCTTTAGGTGAGAAATACATAACTAGTCACAAAAATGAACATAATGTAAAGCATATCCTAGAAGAAAATAAAATTGTAAAGCATAAAACTATTCTTGTGGTAGAGGATAATGAAATAAATAAGAAAATAGTACACAGATTTTTGAAGCATTTAGGCTATAAGTACATTAGTGTATCTAATGGAAAAGAAGCTATTGAAATTTTAGAAGATAATTCTGTGGACTTAATATTAATGGATATACAAATGCCAATTTTAGATGGATATGAGGCTACAGAAATTATAAGGAAGAAAGAGGCCGTACTGAGAAAACATACACCAATTATAGCTATGACAGCTTATGCAATGATTGGAGATAGAGAAAAATTTATAAAATGTGGTATGGATAATTATATCTCAAAGCCATTTAGTATGGATAGTCTGGATGAAATATTAAAAAATACTATTAAATAA
- a CDS encoding flavodoxin family protein — protein MKVIAINGSARKDGNTAIIIEKIFNELKKENIETELIQLSGNNIQGCIGCGGCFKNKDKKCVLKNDIVNKCIEKMVEADGIILGSPVYFADVTANMKALLERIGMVSIANENLFKHKVGSAVVAVRRGGDMHAFDTMNYFLHCTQMYSVGGTYWNMVRGKEIGEVLNDEEGMENMKSIGENMAWILNKISK, from the coding sequence ATGAAAGTTATAGCTATTAATGGAAGTGCTAGAAAAGATGGTAATACTGCTATTATTATAGAAAAAATATTTAATGAATTAAAAAAGGAAAACATAGAAACTGAATTAATTCAATTATCTGGTAACAATATACAAGGATGTATAGGCTGTGGTGGTTGTTTTAAAAATAAAGATAAAAAATGTGTTCTTAAAAATGATATTGTAAATAAGTGCATTGAAAAAATGGTAGAAGCCGATGGTATTATTTTAGGTTCACCAGTATATTTTGCAGATGTAACAGCAAATATGAAGGCATTACTTGAAAGAATTGGTATGGTTTCAATTGCTAACGAAAATCTTTTCAAGCACAAAGTAGGATCTGCTGTTGTAGCGGTTCGTAGAGGAGGTGACATGCACGCCTTTGATACTATGAATTATTTCTTACATTGTACTCAAATGTATTCAGTAGGTGGAACTTATTGGAATATGGTACGTGGAAAAGAAATAGGGGAAGTACTAAATGATGAGGAAGGTATGGAAAATATGAAATCCATAGGAGAAAATATGGCATGGATTTTAAATAAAATAAGCAAGTAA
- a CDS encoding ABC transporter ATP-binding protein: protein MIEVTNIVKKYVTGEIDFTALKGVNLKIEKGEFTSIMGPSGSGKSTFMNILGCLDKMDSGIYMLNGKDVSNLTGNELALVRNKEIGFVFQAFNLLPRLTILDNVALPMVYAGVSAKERKERALEALVKVGLGDRVKHRPNEISGGQKQRVAIARAIVNRPNVIMADEPTGNLDTKSTFEIMKIFQDLNDEGSTVVMVTHEPDVAVYTKRIVRFKDGEITSDEEVKDRTRL, encoded by the coding sequence ATGATTGAGGTTACAAATATAGTTAAAAAATATGTAACTGGAGAAATAGATTTTACTGCACTAAAAGGAGTTAATTTAAAGATTGAAAAGGGAGAATTCACTTCAATTATGGGACCTTCCGGTTCGGGAAAATCTACCTTCATGAATATATTAGGATGTCTTGATAAAATGGACAGCGGCATATATATGCTAAACGGAAAGGATGTTTCCAATTTAACTGGTAATGAATTAGCTCTTGTGCGAAACAAAGAAATAGGTTTTGTATTTCAAGCTTTTAATCTATTGCCTAGACTTACTATATTGGATAACGTTGCTTTGCCTATGGTATATGCAGGTGTTTCAGCTAAGGAACGAAAAGAAAGAGCACTAGAAGCACTGGTAAAGGTGGGACTGGGAGATAGGGTCAAACATAGACCTAATGAAATTTCTGGCGGACAAAAGCAGAGAGTTGCAATTGCAAGGGCCATAGTGAATAGGCCTAATGTTATTATGGCAGATGAGCCAACAGGAAACTTAGATACAAAATCTACTTTTGAAATAATGAAAATTTTCCAGGATCTAAATGATGAAGGTTCTACAGTTGTTATGGTAACTCACGAACCTGATGTTGCCGTATATACCAAGAGAATTGTAAGATTTAAGGATGGAGAAATAACATCTGATGAAGAGGTAAAGGATAGAACAAGACTATAA
- a CDS encoding GtrA family protein: MENIYRKIKVKYFTEDNIEKIAYLFFGGLTTLVNTVSYWVLASQLKMNYMIATVIAWIAAVAFAFITNKIFVFKSYNKDLFSFLKEISSFLFFRIVTLFQELGTMFLLVQIVGINDIIAKVVSTVLVVIANYFASKLFIFKSN, from the coding sequence ATGGAAAATATATATAGAAAAATAAAGGTGAAATATTTTACAGAAGATAATATTGAAAAAATTGCCTATTTATTTTTTGGCGGTCTAACTACATTAGTTAATACTGTGTCTTATTGGGTTTTGGCTTCGCAGTTAAAAATGAATTATATGATTGCCACCGTAATTGCATGGATAGCTGCAGTTGCTTTTGCATTTATAACAAATAAAATATTTGTCTTTAAAAGTTACAATAAAGATTTATTTAGTTTTTTAAAAGAAATAAGTTCATTTTTATTTTTTAGAATTGTAACATTATTTCAAGAATTAGGAACAATGTTTTTGTTAGTTCAAATAGTTGGAATAAATGATATTATTGCCAAAGTAGTATCTACCGTTTTAGTTGTTATTGCAAATTACTTTGCAAGCAAGTTATTTATATTTAAAAGTAATTAA
- a CDS encoding efflux RND transporter periplasmic adaptor subunit, whose product MKKKVIIAIIAAVVIVGIVGLRLSARNKTNFTAVKTASVTKGNINAYLSTTATIKSKNSKSYFSPQQSKVKSVNVKVGDKVKKGDVLVTYQVQDTSAAVKQAQINLSNAQSQKQDLLNTVASNNQKLTDTNNQINDITNQINALKEQQSKDPNFQKTGSATQLQQLNSTLSQLNSTKSSIPDLTEKLKQADNQITLAQTNLDTANTNAAQSTDRNVADFDGVVTAVNAVVGSSQVVSASAAGASGGSAGAAVTIEDQSNLEAEVNLDKYSATEVKVGQTANLSFANKDYTGKVSYVAPTAETTTSTTGQTTTLTADIDINAPQDGLVEGFDADVNILTGQVNDIIKVPAESIKTDKSGKNYVFVISNNKAVQKEVQLGLQSDTEAQINSGVNAGDKIILNPSASIQNGTAVKDSTSTGGK is encoded by the coding sequence ATGAAGAAAAAAGTTATTATTGCCATTATAGCAGCAGTAGTTATCGTAGGAATTGTAGGTTTAAGATTATCAGCAAGGAATAAGACTAATTTTACAGCTGTGAAGACTGCAAGTGTTACAAAGGGAAATATAAATGCCTATTTATCTACAACTGCTACAATAAAATCTAAAAACAGCAAGAGTTATTTTTCACCACAGCAGTCAAAGGTTAAATCAGTAAATGTAAAGGTAGGGGATAAGGTAAAGAAAGGAGATGTACTGGTTACATATCAAGTTCAGGATACTTCTGCAGCAGTAAAGCAAGCACAAATTAATTTAAGTAATGCTCAAAGCCAAAAGCAAGATTTATTGAACACAGTGGCAAGTAATAATCAAAAGCTTACTGATACAAATAATCAGATAAACGACATTACAAATCAAATAAATGCTTTAAAAGAACAACAAAGCAAAGACCCTAATTTTCAAAAGACTGGAAGCGCTACTCAACTTCAGCAGTTGAATTCTACATTATCTCAATTAAACAGCACAAAAAGCTCAATACCAGATCTAACAGAAAAGTTAAAACAGGCCGATAATCAAATAACTTTAGCACAGACAAATTTGGATACTGCAAATACAAATGCAGCTCAAAGCACTGATAGAAATGTAGCAGATTTTGATGGAGTAGTTACAGCTGTAAATGCTGTTGTAGGAAGTTCTCAAGTTGTAAGTGCGTCAGCAGCAGGTGCATCAGGTGGATCCGCAGGTGCTGCAGTAACTATAGAGGATCAAAGTAATCTAGAAGCAGAAGTAAATTTAGATAAATATAGTGCCACGGAAGTTAAAGTTGGACAGACTGCAAACTTAAGTTTTGCAAATAAAGATTATACAGGCAAGGTATCCTATGTAGCGCCAACTGCTGAGACAACAACTTCTACTACAGGACAAACCACAACTCTCACTGCAGATATTGATATTAACGCTCCACAGGATGGATTAGTTGAAGGCTTTGATGCTGATGTAAATATATTAACTGGACAAGTTAACGATATTATAAAGGTTCCTGCAGAAAGTATAAAGACAGATAAGTCTGGAAAGAACTACGTGTTTGTTATATCAAATAATAAGGCTGTTCAGAAAGAAGTTCAATTGGGATTACAATCAGATACAGAGGCACAGATAAATAGTGGAGTTAACGCTGGTGATAAGATTATACTTAATCCAAGTGCATCAATACAGAATGGTACAGCAGTAAAAGATAGCACAAGCACAGGAGGCAAGTAA
- a CDS encoding response regulator transcription factor, which translates to MKKILIVEDERSIAELERDYLEISDYEVDIECSGKMGLIKAKNNNYDLLILDVMLPEIDGFEICKAVRKIKDIPIIMISAKKEDIDKIRGLGLGADDYVTKPFSPGELVARVKAHLSRYERLIGNKEDRRDEIKIRALTIDKVSRRVFLNNNEIIFTTKEFDLLAFLASNPNRVYTKEELFDKIWSMDSLGDLATVTVHIRKIREKIEIDPSNPQYIETIWGVGYRFEV; encoded by the coding sequence TTGAAAAAGATATTAATAGTTGAGGATGAGAGAAGTATAGCAGAACTTGAAAGAGATTATCTTGAAATTAGTGATTATGAAGTAGATATAGAATGCAGCGGAAAAATGGGACTTATTAAGGCAAAAAACAATAACTACGACCTTCTGATATTAGATGTGATGCTTCCAGAAATAGATGGATTTGAGATATGTAAAGCAGTTAGGAAGATAAAGGATATACCTATTATAATGATTTCTGCTAAAAAAGAAGATATAGATAAAATAAGAGGCTTGGGTTTAGGCGCTGATGATTATGTTACTAAGCCTTTTAGCCCAGGAGAGCTGGTGGCAAGGGTTAAAGCTCATCTTTCAAGATATGAAAGGCTTATAGGCAATAAAGAAGATAGAAGAGATGAAATTAAAATAAGAGCTCTAACTATAGATAAAGTATCCAGAAGAGTGTTTTTAAATAATAATGAAATTATTTTTACCACAAAGGAATTTGATTTATTAGCTTTTTTAGCATCAAATCCCAACAGGGTATATACAAAGGAAGAATTGTTTGACAAGATATGGAGCATGGACTCACTTGGAGACCTGGCAACTGTAACTGTGCATATAAGAAAGATAAGAGAAAAAATAGAGATAGATCCTTCAAATCCTCAATATATTGAGACTATTTGGGGAGTGGGCTACAGATTTGAAGTTTAG
- a CDS encoding sensor histidine kinase has translation MSIRRKLTISYIAMLLIPIISFIVVTFFTGTIFKNRLGNAYNVSLGEAPIENIIEKDSRAIDNIKDYILKNNKDLLKDEFFSEQEKYLNKHTGVIVRKNDEFIYISPSLKNNFTYNLLPQFGKNTNNSKIDFLKQNKFVILKQYDFYMEDESKISIFLVLNTTSSESIFYEFIAVEIGILIAILIITNGMLTFFMSKSIVKPLEKLKNGAVLIKNGNLDFKLSSSENDEIGQLSRVFEEMRFKLKESLELQLQYENNRKELISNISHDLKTPVTAIKAYTEGIRDGIADTPEKMERYVNTIYRKAVDMDRLIDELFLFSKLDLKKIPFNFEKVELSDYLNDCIEELRFDLEKKNINITFVNELKEASYVIADREKLKRVIMNIVENSVKYINKAVGKIDIRINENHEYVYVSFKDNGMGISKKSLQYIFDRFYRADSSRNSNTGGSGLGLAISKKIIEEHGGKIWAESDENSGTDIIFTLKKWRDDCIEKDINS, from the coding sequence ATGTCAATAAGACGAAAGCTTACTATATCTTATATTGCAATGTTATTAATACCAATTATTTCATTTATAGTCGTCACCTTCTTTACAGGGACAATTTTCAAAAATCGATTGGGAAATGCGTATAATGTCAGTCTGGGAGAAGCACCTATAGAAAACATTATTGAAAAGGATTCAAGGGCAATAGATAACATAAAAGATTATATTCTTAAGAATAATAAGGATTTATTAAAGGATGAGTTTTTTTCAGAACAAGAAAAATATTTAAATAAACATACAGGAGTAATTGTAAGAAAAAATGATGAGTTTATATATATATCCCCCTCTCTAAAAAATAATTTTACTTATAATTTATTGCCTCAATTCGGTAAAAATACTAACAACAGCAAAATTGATTTTTTAAAGCAAAATAAATTTGTAATATTAAAACAATATGATTTCTACATGGAGGATGAAAGTAAAATATCTATATTTTTAGTTTTAAATACCACCTCCAGTGAAAGTATTTTCTATGAGTTTATCGCTGTGGAAATAGGTATATTGATAGCAATACTAATTATTACCAATGGTATGCTTACATTTTTTATGTCAAAGAGCATAGTTAAACCTCTAGAGAAACTTAAAAATGGTGCGGTATTAATCAAAAATGGAAATTTGGATTTTAAATTAAGCAGTAGTGAAAATGATGAAATTGGGCAACTGAGCAGAGTTTTTGAAGAGATGAGATTCAAGTTAAAAGAGTCCCTTGAATTGCAGCTTCAATATGAAAATAATAGAAAAGAATTGATTTCTAATATATCTCATGATTTAAAAACTCCTGTAACAGCCATAAAGGCATATACAGAAGGCATAAGGGATGGAATAGCCGATACTCCAGAAAAGATGGAACGATATGTAAATACTATATATAGAAAAGCTGTAGATATGGATAGGCTCATAGATGAATTGTTTTTATTTTCAAAATTGGATTTAAAAAAGATTCCCTTTAATTTTGAAAAAGTAGAACTTTCAGATTATCTGAATGATTGTATAGAAGAATTAAGATTTGATCTAGAAAAGAAAAACATTAATATAACCTTTGTAAATGAGTTGAAAGAAGCCTCCTATGTAATAGCTGATAGAGAAAAGCTTAAAAGAGTTATAATGAATATAGTTGAAAACTCTGTTAAATATATAAATAAGGCAGTAGGTAAAATAGATATTAGAATTAATGAGAATCATGAATACGTATATGTCAGCTTTAAGGATAATGGTATGGGAATATCTAAAAAATCATTGCAATATATATTTGATAGATTTTATAGAGCAGATAGTTCAAGAAATTCTAATACTGGTGGAAGTGGTCTGGGACTTGCCATTTCGAAAAAGATTATAGAAGAACATGGTGGAAAGATATGGGCTGAAAGTGACGAAAATAGTGGAACAGATATAATATTTACATTAAAAAAATGGAGAGATGATTGTATTGAAAAAGATATTAATAGTTGA
- a CDS encoding LysR family transcriptional regulator: MISIDQMKYFIAIVEHGSLNKASQYLYISQPALTKQLALLEKSLKRSLLLRTPSGMKLTPSGRYFYERSNTIIKMLNETITGVRCFGGKDTIRIGGLSNLITYFMPKYVNKIKHMDYEVFIESMDTNAQLIRGLEDDFFNIVFVSDALQKPELVTIPLLVEPFFLVMKSSNYLSKLEDIDFLTAVKEKLIMYKDPCPIRATIREHCNLMNVSPNIVLELESTESIISYVEQDFGITLLPKMVADSINNPSIVVREIKKFPIHRVISAVLKKEQASSYLPLLL; the protein is encoded by the coding sequence ATGATTAGTATTGATCAAATGAAATATTTTATAGCAATAGTTGAACATGGGAGCTTAAATAAAGCTTCACAATATTTATATATTTCTCAACCAGCTTTGACAAAACAATTAGCTTTATTAGAAAAATCATTGAAGCGTTCATTATTATTAAGAACGCCTTCTGGAATGAAATTAACTCCTTCAGGGAGATATTTTTATGAACGTTCTAACACAATTATCAAAATGCTAAACGAAACCATAACTGGAGTTAGATGTTTTGGTGGTAAGGATACAATAAGAATTGGTGGACTATCTAATTTAATAACTTATTTTATGCCTAAATATGTTAATAAGATTAAGCATATGGATTATGAAGTTTTTATTGAGTCCATGGATACAAATGCTCAACTAATAAGGGGCTTAGAAGATGATTTTTTCAATATAGTATTTGTATCTGATGCATTACAAAAACCTGAGTTGGTTACTATTCCATTGTTAGTTGAGCCTTTTTTTCTAGTTATGAAAAGTTCAAATTATTTATCCAAATTAGAAGATATTGATTTTCTTACTGCTGTAAAAGAAAAGCTGATTATGTATAAAGATCCGTGCCCAATAAGAGCTACCATCAGGGAACACTGCAATTTAATGAATGTTTCACCAAACATTGTACTGGAACTTGAATCAACTGAATCTATAATCAGTTATGTTGAACAAGATTTTGGTATTACACTCCTTCCTAAAATGGTAGCCGACAGTATTAATAATCCCTCAATAGTAGTACGTGAAATTAAAAAGTTCCCTATTCATAGGGTTATTTCTGCCGTATTAAAAAAAGAGCAGGCATCTTCTTACCTGCCACTCCTACTGTAA
- a CDS encoding glucose-6-phosphate isomerase — protein sequence MTKKLSLDLTKLDSFLNENELTYLQPLVTEAHNMLHNKTGQGNDFLGWIDLPVDYNKEEFERIKKAAEKIRNDSDALIVIGIGGSYLGARATIETLSHTFYNSLPKEKRNSPNVFFVGNNISSTYMVDLLETIEGKDISVNVISKSGTTTEPAIAFRIFKDYLEKKYGKDGAKERIYATTDKEKGALKSLADTEGYETFVIPDDVGGRFSVLTPVGLLPIAAAGIDIEELLKGAAAGREAYSSPNLEENDAYKYAAARNALYRKGKTTEILVNYEPSLHYFGEWWKQLYGESEGKDGKGIFPASVDFSTDLHSMGQYIQQGLRNIYETVVNIESPRKNIVIEKSDENIDGLNFVAGQTMDYVNKKAFEGTVLAHNDGGVPNIAVNVPELTPYYLGYLMYFFEKACGVSGYLLAVNPFDQPGVEEYKKNMFALLGKPGYESKKEELEKRLGK from the coding sequence ATGACAAAGAAATTATCTTTAGATCTAACAAAATTGGATTCTTTTCTAAATGAAAATGAGCTTACATATCTTCAGCCATTAGTAACAGAGGCACATAATATGCTTCATAATAAAACAGGACAGGGAAATGACTTTTTAGGATGGATTGATCTTCCAGTAGACTATAATAAAGAGGAATTTGAAAGAATAAAAAAAGCAGCAGAAAAAATAAGAAATGATTCAGATGCACTTATAGTAATTGGAATAGGTGGATCTTATTTGGGTGCTAGAGCTACTATAGAGACTTTATCACACACTTTTTACAATAGTCTTCCAAAAGAAAAGAGAAATTCACCAAATGTATTCTTTGTGGGAAATAATATAAGCTCAACTTATATGGTGGATTTATTGGAAACGATTGAAGGAAAGGACATTTCAGTTAATGTTATATCAAAATCTGGTACTACCACTGAGCCTGCTATAGCCTTTAGAATTTTCAAAGATTATTTGGAAAAGAAATATGGTAAAGATGGGGCAAAGGAAAGGATATATGCTACTACTGATAAAGAAAAGGGTGCCTTAAAATCCTTGGCAGATACAGAAGGCTATGAAACTTTTGTTATTCCAGATGATGTGGGAGGAAGATTTAGTGTGTTGACACCAGTAGGTCTTTTACCAATAGCAGCTGCAGGTATAGATATAGAAGAATTACTTAAAGGTGCAGCAGCAGGAAGAGAAGCTTACAGTTCTCCTAATTTAGAAGAAAATGATGCTTATAAATATGCAGCAGCTAGAAATGCTTTGTATAGAAAAGGTAAAACTACAGAAATATTAGTTAATTATGAACCAAGCTTACATTATTTTGGAGAATGGTGGAAACAGTTATATGGTGAAAGTGAAGGAAAAGATGGTAAGGGAATATTCCCAGCATCCGTTGACTTCTCAACAGATTTGCATTCCATGGGACAATATATTCAACAGGGTTTAAGAAATATATATGAAACTGTTGTTAATATAGAGAGTCCTAGAAAGAATATTGTTATTGAAAAAAGTGATGAAAATATAGATGGATTAAATTTCGTGGCAGGTCAGACAATGGATTATGTAAATAAAAAGGCCTTTGAAGGAACAGTTTTGGCTCATAATGATGGAGGAGTACCTAATATTGCAGTTAACGTGCCTGAATTAACTCCTTATTATCTAGGATATTTAATGTATTTCTTTGAAAAGGCTTGTGGTGTAAGTGGATATCTATTAGCAGTAAATCCATTTGATCAACCTGGGGTAGAAGAATATAAGAAAAATATGTTTGCTCTTCTTGGAAAACCAGGTTATGAGTCTAAGAAGGAAGAATTAGAGAAGAGATTAGGTAAATAG
- a CDS encoding YhcH/YjgK/YiaL family protein produces the protein MILDKLENINLYANVNSNFEKAFKFLTDNDLEKLTDGRHEIDSDNVYASVQSYATKNNSENKWESHEKYIDIQFIVKGKETIVWSPIDQLILQEEYSKEKDVTFYREGSYSSKINLKEKYFCILFPEDGHKPGCVFDGEMNVKKIVVKIKL, from the coding sequence ATGATTTTAGACAAATTAGAAAATATAAATTTATATGCCAATGTGAACAGTAACTTTGAAAAAGCTTTTAAATTTTTAACAGATAATGACCTTGAAAAACTTACAGATGGTAGACATGAAATAGATTCTGATAATGTGTATGCATCTGTACAATCTTATGCAACAAAAAATAATAGTGAAAACAAATGGGAATCACATGAAAAATACATAGATATTCAGTTTATTGTAAAGGGCAAAGAAACTATTGTATGGTCTCCAATAGACCAATTAATTTTACAAGAAGAGTATTCCAAAGAAAAAGATGTAACTTTTTATAGGGAAGGTTCCTATTCTTCAAAAATAAACTTAAAAGAAAAATATTTTTGTATACTTTTCCCAGAAGATGGACATAAACCAGGTTGTGTTTTTGATGGAGAAATGAATGTAAAGAAAATAGTTGTGAAAATCAAACTATAA
- a CDS encoding ABC transporter permease yields the protein MNFLESFKIALESIRANKMRSFLTMLGIIIGISSVIAIVSLGQGGQSAVTDEFNKIGATTVTISLDTSKAQQSDYFTLKDAAQIKSDVNTIKYVSPTVQERGLAVTGIASKNATIAGATIDYADIQNEDIIYGRYYNEMEQNEGKAVAVIDENAAKTLFGYSDAVGKTMNIGPGNGSKKVTIIGIKASSAMFGGGPPNMPISVEVPITLLQSMYSSNFQINSLTIAADSKEDAEDAGNSAISILESRHNNRGKSIYTASNLFQQLDQINKVLGIFTSFIGAVAAISLVVGGIGVMNIMLVSVTERTREIGIRKAIGATTQNIMLQFLTESVIISLIGGIIGMIIGIGGAELAGMAVNVVPVVSPVVVIAAILFSSAVGIFFGIYPARKAAALDPIEALRYE from the coding sequence ATGAATTTTTTAGAGAGTTTTAAAATAGCACTTGAAAGCATTAGAGCAAATAAAATGCGATCCTTTCTTACTATGCTTGGAATTATTATAGGAATAAGTTCTGTAATAGCAATTGTATCACTAGGTCAAGGGGGACAAAGTGCTGTTACAGATGAGTTTAATAAAATAGGAGCAACAACGGTAACTATAAGTCTTGACACAAGTAAGGCACAACAAAGTGATTATTTCACTTTAAAGGATGCAGCTCAAATAAAAAGTGATGTAAATACCATAAAATATGTTAGCCCAACAGTTCAAGAAAGGGGACTAGCGGTAACGGGTATTGCATCTAAAAATGCTACAATAGCTGGGGCAACTATTGACTATGCAGATATCCAAAATGAAGATATAATATATGGACGATACTATAACGAAATGGAACAAAATGAAGGAAAAGCTGTGGCCGTTATAGACGAAAATGCAGCAAAGACCTTATTTGGATATTCAGATGCTGTAGGAAAAACTATGAACATTGGACCTGGAAATGGAAGTAAAAAAGTTACTATTATTGGGATAAAAGCTTCTTCAGCCATGTTTGGAGGCGGTCCACCTAACATGCCAATTAGTGTAGAAGTTCCCATTACTCTATTACAGAGCATGTATTCAAGCAATTTTCAAATAAACAGCTTAACTATAGCAGCAGATTCTAAGGAAGATGCAGAAGATGCAGGAAATAGCGCTATAAGTATACTGGAAAGCAGACATAATAACAGGGGAAAAAGTATATACACAGCAAGTAATTTATTTCAGCAGCTAGATCAAATAAATAAAGTACTTGGAATATTTACAAGCTTTATAGGGGCAGTTGCTGCTATATCTTTAGTAGTTGGAGGCATAGGAGTTATGAATATAATGCTTGTATCAGTTACAGAGCGAACAAGGGAAATTGGTATAAGAAAGGCTATTGGCGCCACAACACAAAATATAATGCTGCAATTTTTAACGGAATCTGTTATTATTTCTCTCATTGGTGGAATAATTGGAATGATAATCGGAATTGGTGGAGCAGAACTTGCTGGAATGGCTGTAAATGTCGTGCCAGTGGTATCTCCAGTGGTAGTCATAGCTGCCATACTATTTTCATCAGCAGTTGGAATATTCTTTGGTATATATCCAGCTAGAAAAGCAGCTGCACTTGATCCAATTGAAGCCTTAAGGTATGAATAA